A region of the Vigna unguiculata cultivar IT97K-499-35 chromosome 9, ASM411807v1, whole genome shotgun sequence genome:
TGGATTGACCAAAATGCGTGATAGGATGCTTCAGAGCCACGCATTTCTTgatgtaaaaaaataagaaaatctgAGTTTTGACCTTGAACATGTCAAATGATTACCGTGGAAGTTCCCAACccgtgaatattttttaataatggcAAATTTCACAGAACTTAATTTCTACGGGCTTGAGAACGTTTCTAACTGCACCACCATTTACTTGTAttcaaactaaattttaataaagaataGAGGAAACGTAAAATAACAAAGGTATCTtcaataaagtttaaaaactaCAAAATCATCCCTAAGAAAACACAGATGCAAACTAGAGCAgtatgtttcattttcttaacATGAAAATTTGGCTATAGAGTATCTGCTGAggttattaatgaaattataatataaaaaagggaTAACGTTATGTTTAACGAAAAgtaacatttaatttatatgaaattCTATACAAAggatctaatttaaattttgttatattaggAGTACACTTTTTTATCTACGAAATCTTTGAGTAGACTTTTTGtgtatcaattaaaattaaaaaaagattgaaatagCAGTGCTTTGTATTTATAGATTTTGTCGTAATCATATGTTGATTAATTTGGAAACTTCGCAACACCAACAGAACCAAGCATTGGAAATAACGTTTGcactcttgtttttttttctttgatgcCCCCCAACCTTTCACACCCCATCTCCTTCAACTTAACTTCCTTCTAAATTTCAACCTACACatatttgaaaaagtaaatCCATAAAcgttttaaagaattaaagaactatatttttctataaactaaaattaatttacatataaattaaaaatgaagatTTAGGAGAagtgatataaaaatataatctttgTAAATTAAGTTAtacaaaaactattttaaatttatgataaagttcattttttttttcaattttctattactatttatagaaatttatttaaaatatccttaataataataattcatatcTACGTAAGACCATTAGAGCAAAAAATATTGAAGGCAAGGTTGTCCAATTTGTTATCATTAATGAGTGACAAAGACTTCTTCAATTAATCAACACCCTCTTCCCCAAGTAtctgttttttaaattaaaagaaataacaatTTGTCTATAATCTGTAACCCACAAAAATTTTCTCTAAGCCATCGTCATCatctattcattttaaaatattgcacTGTTTGAAAGAATAACCTAAGCAATGCAGCaacttctctttctctctctctctcgaaTAAGTCAAAGATTAAGATAACCACATCGGCAACTCTTGCCtgattaaatttcaaaaagtttGATTTGACCCTAATGCGTGTCGAGCTTCATTATTATTCGATTGGATCTAGTCAAGTCATAGTCTTAACCACGATCTATATATAATTCTcaattcattttctctttctttcgcAATAATCTTAAACCCTCAGAAAACTCCGCCCAACAACAACGTTAaccgaaaaaaaaaaccacCTTTGTTGTTCTTTCCGCACATGTTGAACCATTTTGTCTGTGGCAGTTTCCAGCACCAAGAAGAAGATGTTGCACCACCATGTTCAAGCCCCAAGAGGtccaagagaagaaaagaaagtagaaaTAACAACCCATATTCCGATCGAGGCTTAGACAAATTTTCAGCACTTTTGGCTGATCTTGACGAGAGAAGGCAAAAGGTGTACTCTCAAACCAGTCCTCAGGAGATATCTTTGGTCCGGTTTGCCTATTCGAGCAACGACGATTTCGTTCCCATAGTGGTCAAACTGAAAAACAAGGATCAGAACAAGAAACACAACAGTGAAGAACTCAAAATGACACACATGACATCTTTCTCGGAGCAATTGGAGAAATCGGCCGAAGAAGCAACCGTGGAAGAAAGGAAGCAACACAACAAAAAGTCGGAATCtcataagaagaaaaattttaGGTTTTCTTGGAATATGTTGAAGTGGCCTTCTTTCTATGTGCCAGCggttgttattttgattttggtttttctGATTGTGTTTGGGAGATCTGTTGCAACACTCTGCACTTGTGTTGTGTGGTATGTGGTTCCCACGTTGAGTGAATTTTACTATGATAGTTCGAAGCCAAGGAAATCGGTGATGAACTGGAAGAAGAGAGATTACGTTTGGGGATGGTTGAATGACACGAAGATGGTGAATCCTGAAGAGTTAGGTTCTCCAAGAAGACGTGGTGATTTCAATGGCAAGAGTTCAGGGAAACACGGCCACCAGAAAAGCTGGTGAAGATTGTTTATCTGTGTAAATATGTGTAGTTTTTGTTGGTGACGTTCTTGAGACAGGTTCAAATTTCAATCCTTCTCTTGTTCACGTTTTGCCACTGTAATTAAATCTGATCCTTGTACATCTTGTTAATAATATGGTTTTGTTAGAATCAAGGTTCTCACACAGAAACTAgctaaagaattaaaatttacaaaaaaattatttccagcGACTGATTCTAGATTTTGTTCTACACGATGAACAACTTggtcaaaatattattgttttaaaccGCTCCACGCGTTGTTTTAATATGTTGACTTAATCTTGGTGTTCCTATggttttttaatattcttacaGAACAAATGATTCAAGATCATccttataattttaaactatttgaatttcaataaaatttctGGAACCTTCAGTTCCTATACTATTCTTGTAAATGAAACATTTTTGGTTATTGCATGTGAATATGTGGATAATTTTTTCCATTTGATTTGTCCgtgtaaatattatattgtttggGGACTTTACCTTGGTTATTACtgttatttttactaaatataCACATTTATgggtttttttaattaagtgttcTGTTAACTATATCAAGACATTGTTTTGGATAACAATAAATACATTTCATTAAAAGCTTCTAATTCCCACATGGGTATCCTTATGGCGCCAAGTGTTTCATTTCATAATTTGATCATCAcgttatatattttctttctgaTGCGTTTTTAAATGCacaataaaatgaataattttttctaatgtACTTCCATTTTTCCATAAATTATGTACTAAGGACTCATATAacctaattttataaatgtatttCATTTGTCTCATATTGTTATTTATCTTTTCAGATTTATTAATCACATAAGTTATtgtgataaaatattaataatgttttgacaaaccttttaaaataagttaaaaagtctttgttgatatatttaagtaatttagGTGATATACTGAGCATATTAATTCCAAAATACATGTAAAAGTACTCGTACATAAAGtactaatattttgtattttgtatagtcataaatattaaaaaataacatcattttaagggaaaaataaaatgataaaaagtttaaaaatatacacCACTTATTAAATACTAtgagtatttgtattttttttttataaagaaacaaTAAGAAGATAAATGTAAAAGTTATTAATGATAACAGCACACTTAGTacgttgaaattattttaaaaattaaggtaGTGTGATCACCACCAACGTGCACCTTCCTTTTCCTTAACTGTCAACTAACCCTACCAACCAAGTTAGGTTATGAAAATAGTTTGAAAAAGAATGTATTTTGGGTCATTTTTATgagaaaagttaaataaaataaatataattaatatttaaaagatataaaatgtattttgtacttattttataagataaataaaaagaagaaaaaaaatgtaaaaaaattaagaagcaACACAGTTCCAACTAGAGTGTgtatttatctattattcttTATGATATACTTTTTAAGTCCTTTACTGAAAAATACGGTGTTGTAGTTGTTGTGTGTAATAGATTAAGGAGATTACTTGACTAAATGTCAAATATTAaatccatttttattattttaacagtAACATTTATCAATCATTTGGGCTATttgatttaacttttataagtaaaattaatttatagataattatatgatttaagagtcaataataaatgttttattgcatgattttataaaatataaggaagtattaatttaaattgtttatatttattaatatcaaattttattatcttgTAGACTAATTAAGTGAATTCGAGAAAAAACTGTGTTAactaacttttaatattttcaattcaaCAACTCTTTCTTCCATGAATCTAGAAGCTTTGTGAAATGCTAACATCACATCACATTAACGATATTCGAATTTCTTTAAGAAATAGATCGGGGTCAACAATTCATATAAGAAATTTAACtacattaaatagaaaaaagagaaaattaagtaagatatgaaaaacaaatccaCACATCCactttaaatacaaaaaagctAGCTAGGAACaccaacatataaaataaaaaaaaaatctatctcTCACTTTCTAGAACTTTTTTTTACCAAAGAATGACCGGCAcctcaaatttgaaatttttgtgatCCGAATGTCAAATCCCAATCGAATCAGAAATTCGTGCCAAATTATAGGGGTCATAGAAATGCAGGACAactcgataaaaaaaaaatattgaaaatctGGATTAATACAACTCAACGATACGATTTGATCCATGTAACCGATGAGTTATTTTTGTGCATCAACGGATCTACACGACAAGTTATTTTAGAGAAACTTAAGAAATAGGTTTGAAACTGACGCTCGTTAGacctaattatttaattatttttagtgaagAGTGTTGAAGAACACATTATCCATAGAAgaataattgtattaaaatgtaaaaaaataaaaatattaaaaaaatgtaatatgttTTATATGATATGATAAAGTAATGATGATTAAAGATGGATGTAACGGCTTTAGctgtaaaaaattgttaatagaaatattaatatagcATGTTAGtgatgatgaaggaaagagaaATAGAGAAATAGAGATTGTAGAGGCGTATAGGGAAGAGGGGGAAGGAAGAGAAAgggagaaaaagagagaaaaaaaaaggaataggGTAGGAGAGGGGAGGGGGAGAGAGGCACGAAACCATGGGCTTGTGCTTTGGTTGCTTCGATGGGGGCAACAAGCGGATGACCAAGGAGGAAGAAAGGTTGGCCTCGGAGGAAGCACGTGCAAGAGCTGCAGAAGCCGCCCAGAAAAagtattcttcttcttcttcttcttcttcttcctctttcaatCCTTCAATCTATGTCTTCTCTGCATGCATGCATCTCATaaacaaaaattctaaaataacattttatttttgttttgttgtcaTTGCAGGCAAGAAGAGCAACCGGGAGAGGCAAAGGAGGGGGATGCGGATGCGGAAGCGGAAGAAGCGCCGGAAAcggaaaaggaaaaggaagtTGAAAACTCCAACAATGGCGAAGTAAAGGATTAGAAAGGCCACTTGATTTTTGGTAAATATTATCGACCCACTCTTGTTAAATCTCTGCTAAATCACCATCATGCAAATTctgtgaatttttttatcaacactttttatattattatatcctGTTAATATTTTCCCTCGATTTGATTGCTGCATTGTTTTggatatcaatatattttttatggcaCTGATAATGTATGTTTTGGTTTTTCATCCGTTGACGCAGTATAGGTCGAGACGAATCCTCTGCACTACCAGGTTTCCTTGTTCCGGAGATGAACAACCGGTCTTTACTACACAACTGTACCATCGGTCAAATATGTTGTTTCTCAGATCAGGAAATATTATGTTTGATTGGAAAGAATTCGTGATGTAAAGGAAACAAGGATGTAGCTTGGTGATTTTATTCCATTTGTTGGTATTGAAAAAACTCCATTTTCCTTCCGCAAAAATGAAACGCTTCAACCACTTTATGGTATCTGCTATTCTGTATTTGCTTTTATTTTGGGAAGGGATGCCAAGAAGAACTTGTTTCGTGATTCTACCGTTGGTAAAATACGtgccatatatgtcattaatattattaccaGCAGTTACACATCGTtttcttttatctgttttttCTGTTATACATAGTTTTATATAAGCTctgttttcttttctctttctgcGAGACGCTTATCTCACCTTCAATGCAATGAGAGTTCTTACAAAATCTAAGAACTGAGATGGTATCAGATGGTTCCacttttccttctctttctttctccaaTTGATATGGTGATCAAAACCTATATTGATTTCCACACAAATCCTTCAAACCATTTCTTTCTTCATTCCAATGAAAATCCAACCTTTGTTATTGTTTATCCTTCATTAGATGGCAAGAATTACCACAATTTGGGCAAGACTATGAAACTGGCACTTAAATGCAAGAACAAGTTGAAATTCATGGATGGAGCATTGCAAGAACCAGCGATTGGTGCATGAATCTATTCTGAAATCTATTATCTGGATTGAGAGTAATTCCAACATTTGAGCATCTCATCTTGCAGTCAACCATGTAAGCAGGGGGGGACCTCATTTTGGGTTTAAGATGACTTTGCGATGAAGCCTTTCTCTCAAATGCATggatcaatttttattattgatgtgTAGAACAGCTCAACACTCATTTCCCAGTTCTTggtgtttctttcttttatggGATGAAAATGTTGGCTgctaacataaaattaattacgGGATGCTAGGTCGATGGTTGAAGTCGTAACATGAAGCTTGCTTGTCttttttgttccttttatttttttgcttcACAATAACAATTAGAAATAGTGACGAACAATAGGTAATTTTCTTTCACGGCACAGAATCAACATACAAGAAAGACAAAAGTAAGAATCAAGCATACAATTATAAAAACCTTGACTATCTAGTTCGTGTCACAATTTGACAGGATTCCATGTAAATAGGTAATTTTCTTCCACAGTACACAAACTGTGGACCAAAAGGACAGAAATAACAATCAAGCATACTATTATATGAGAGCCTTGACTATTTAGTTCATGTCATTATTTGACAGGATATACTATATGATGTTTCACCATTTCTGCCCACGGTTAATTCTACTTACGAAACAATGACAGATTTGAACAGAATGAAGAAAATCTATTGATAAGTAGCTAGATTTAGCTATACATTGCCAACAAATCAACATCCAAGCAAAGGTAAATGTGGGATGAGTATTTTTTGTCAGTTAGTTGCTGCTCGCATGTTTTCTATCATTCTTAGTCAAACTCACTTTTCCTCGATTACTTAAATTTTTGCACTGGAGCAGAAAGCTTCAGCTCATAAGCAGCTTGAAAGAACTCTGCTGCTTGCTGTAATGATCCTTCCATTTTTGAAACCAATCCAAGGTTGAACCAAGCATCCTGGTTTGTAGGTTCTAATCGTAAAGCATTCATTAAAAAACTTCTTGCAATTGGAAGTGATTGCATACCAAGTTTCATCAATAATTCTGCGGTAGAAATGATACTGGGAATGTAATCTGGTTCTACTGACAATGATATTGAAAAGGAAACAAATGCTTCCCTGTATAATGATTGAGCTTCAAGCACCACGCCTGCAATTATGCACACGCAATTTCATATTAGGTTACCATGAGCACAAACACTCAATGCAGACATGAGTTCAACCATACAAACTTGAACAGACAGGTTCCTTACCTGTAATATGCCAACTTCTTGGAGAAAAAAATTCTATCAATTGGGCCTTGTCAACACAAGTTTTTGCATCGAGCAAGGAACCGATATCTGTATAAATTGTAGCCAAATCCTCCCAGGCTTCCATTTCCAACTTCTTTTCTGTTAATGCCTGCTGAGAGGGATGAAAAACTTAGAAGGGGAATTCTTCTCAAGATTTCAGATACGAAACTAATATttactcaaataatatatatatccTTAGATATTGACTAAAACCAGTAGTATTtgtaatttagtcttttaacttttttttttagaacTAAGTATTAaatagttgcataaaatatttggACATCTAGCATATAGTTTTAGGAAGGGCGAAGGATGGAAGGAGTTTCTTTAACAGACATCCAAGGCCATTAAGAGAATATGTGTTAAACAAAGTCTAGGAATAACCATAGTTGTTCTTGCAGTTTTCAGTTGACAAGGTACTTTTTCTTTCGAATCAACTTTAACAGTCTGTACAAGGTATGTTAGAGTTCTTCCTTTGAATATATTACACACCTCATGCCTGAATGCTTGTTCTCGATTACTATTGTTTTCTTGAAGCCAAAGCTCCTTTTTGGCTTGAATTAGCGCAAGCAAGATTCGATATGTCTCTATTGCTTGCCTGGGTTGCTGTTGAGCAATTTGAAGTACAGCTTTCAATCTCAGAAGATCAAGTTGATCCATCCCCCCAGCCTCATCTAAAGCAAAATCAACTATAGTTTCTGCATCCTTAAACCGCTGCAGTGCAGATACTATAAGTGCTAACAGCTGCCAACCTCTGGAACTGCCAGCACTCATGTCTGAGAACGTCATTATGTTGTTGTAAGCTGCATCCAGATTCCTTTGAATTGCATTTTCCAATCCGAGGTTGAATATTGCTTCCAGGTCATCATTTCCATTTACGGCAGCACAGTTTAGAGAGTACAAAGACTCTCTTTGAAATATACTTCTTTCAGAATCCAGTACAGAAATTCTAGCTGCAGCACCATAGCAGATTCCAAGAAATTTATGGCCTTGACTCAGAAAATGCTCATTTTGATGCTTAGCTAGCTCAATAACTTTACGTGAAAAGTTAATGCCTTCATGAGCATGGCGAGGATCTAGGGAACAGAGTTTTGCTCCAAGCAAAAATGAAGGAAAATGCGGTACATGGTTTGCTTCAGAACTGCCGCAAGCCTTCCTTAAAAGGTTCAATGCCACCTCATCATGTCCTGTTGCATTAAAACACAAAGCAAGAAAGTACCATCTCTCAGCCCGACTATAGATACCTGGAAGGATCTGCTCTACATGATCCGCAAGTAGTTCAAACATGCCAGTGACTGAAAGTGCAAACGTAAGATGATCCATTATTTCAGCATCCCAGTCTATTTCCCCAATTGCCACCTTGCTCATGAGTATTACTAGCAAATGTATCGCTTCTTCAACACTGTTGGTAGGAGTTGTTTTACCCCACACCTGCTGCTGAGAGGATAAGCTAACTTCTACACCTCCATAGAGTAGTATCGTAGCTAAATCCTTTTGTACAGAAGCCAACCTTTGTGGCTCCAAACTCCATGGCTTGACCAGAGCACGACGATATGCAGCTACAGCTTCATCCAGAAATCCTGCTTTGATCCAAAGCCTTGGAAGTAATTCCAATGCTTTATGAAACATCTCTTGCAACTTACAATCTTCACCAATACCCTCAGGCATTCCATTCGGAAGGGCAGCTTCAACTGTATCAAGAATTATTCTGCACTCCTTTGCAGCCTCTGGCAAATTAATAAAGCACTAAACTCAACGGATTTGGCACCCCAAACCTCTCATCCTTAATAATGAAGTTAAATTCAAATAGAGCAACGTTCATGATCTCATATGCAAAATTAAATTGTACAATTTAACATAGAAGATATTGGAAGTACTcttaagaaaaaagtaatacaatATGAAATTAGTTACCAACCAATGCATTCCCCAAGTTCCTCCAGTGACCTTGCTTTAAGCAAAATTGCCTCAAGAAGCAGGCTAACAGAGTGCAATGACATCACATTTGAAACCACGATATCTGCCTTAGAACGTGGTTTCCTTTGCTTGATTCTTTCAGTAATAGCCTTGATCATTCTAGATGTCAAACCCTTGATGTCTATACCCTGAAACACTTGAAGTGCAGCATCGAAATTCCCTCTTTGGTATTCAAGTCTTCCCAATAAAGCCCTAGCCTCCTGGAATCCATTCAAAACACACATGatacataaataaattcacATGGACACAAACAGAAAATCTTGTGGATCAACTTGAAGATGGTTGTTCTATTTAAACAACACTCAGTAGTATACGGTTGCATTAAGTACTCAAAAAGAGGACTCTACCACCTATAGTAATCTTAATCAACTCAAGAACGATTAACCATATAAGAACAAATCATTGTAATTCAGGATTATCACAAGTATATGGTCTCAACTAATCTCTACATTATCTGAACCCAAATTGTTcaatttaccaaaaaaaaaaaaacactcaaataCTTCTTATCAAGCAGAAGAATAGTTGAATCATTATAGTTAGTTGCTGACcatacaataatttatatactaaaaCATGCACGAGGTATCCTAAAAgacactgaaaaaaaaaaatgcattgatATTTGGCACCAGCAACCTCATAGTTTAAGGAAAGAGTTTCTTTAAGAGTAGATTCAGCTTGTTCTACTTGCGTCTCATCGAATTTAGGCTCCCATTCTCCGGTGGTCCTGGAAGAGAGTCCGCTGGCGGAGAAATCTCTGGTGGCGAGGGAGTCCGGCGACTGCGGCGGCTCTTCGAATTTGAACTGCTCACCAGAAGAACAGGCGCACAACATCTTCTCTGATCACTCCGTCCTCAGCGCGCAACTTTTAAGAAACGTGTTTCCGTTAGCGCAGACGGAATTGGCAAAGCAAATGAAACAAAGAACAGGCGATGGATGCCGTGCTTGCTTTACATTACAGTAATCGAGATGGAGACACAAGAGAAGAGATGGTAAGAAAAAGTGAAGAGGACAAAAGGTTGTGAAAAGGGCGAGACATACAACGAGAACAGAGCATTGGACTCACCACTGTTTGCTCGGATTCCGATGATTTCAACTAACTTTACCCATTCATCAACACAGGGACCAATTCCCAGCTTCTTGTGCAAATCCTAATTCGAGATCTGAAaattcaactttattttttctgtttattCTGAGAATGCGAAGCAATTTATGCTACTGGAGCCTTTCGTCTTTGAACTTTCAACTTTGAAGTTGGTTAGTTCAGCATTTGAGAATTGGAGGTTCTGCGTTCAAATTTTTGTAGTTtgagtttttaaaataagaaggCAACAAATGAGGGGAATATGGAGATTGAAAATATATGTAAAGGAGGGTTGGGCTAGGACCACCATTTTTGGAAAAGTGAAGCCTAGGCTGGACCCTATTGGAAGGGACGCAAATGTCAGATACATACATATGCTACTACTCAATGCCTTCTTCTGTATAGGTTCCATTTTTTTATGACAAAACAAAACTATTCTTCTCATGgtataaatattaaacatatttttacgcactttattaatgaaaaaaaaatagtataacatTTAACTAAGCTTTTCTTTAACTGtaataaatagtataatataaGGTAATcatgaaagaaattataatatatatatatatatatatatatatatatattaattataatggtGACAAGAAAGTATACAAACCAATGTGTATAGGGTTAGCTTCTCTAAACACATTGACTACAGCATTCCAATTTTGACCTACAGGTGGAGTTAATACGGTGTAGAAAGTAGTAACTGTGGTGGCTATTGATGGAACAATCTTCCATATATTCATATCATATATCATGGAATCATGAAAGATACCATACTTTATAGTACCAATAACCTCATTCCCATGATTGTCCCTAACATTGAGAGATCAAATTACCATCAATATTAATTCAAGTTACACTACCCAATAATACCAATAACTTGTGATATTACATAGAACTCCACAATAAATATTTGACTACTTGGAAAGAAGGGGAACTAGTGTCATCCATGATgcactaaatttaaatataaaaagggtaaatta
Encoded here:
- the LOC114164545 gene encoding protein NPGR1-like isoform X1; translation: MLCACSSGEQFKFEEPPQSPDSLATRDFSASGLSSRTTGEWEPKFDETQVEQAESTLKETLSLNYEEARALLGRLEYQRGNFDAALQVFQGIDIKGLTSRMIKAITERIKQRKPRSKADIVVSNVMSLHSVSLLLEAILLKARSLEELGECIEAAKECRIILDTVEAALPNGMPEGIGEDCKLQEMFHKALELLPRLWIKAGFLDEAVAAYRRALVKPWSLEPQRLASVQKDLATILLYGGVEVSLSSQQQVWGKTTPTNSVEEAIHLLVILMSKVAIGEIDWDAEIMDHLTFALSVTGMFELLADHVEQILPGIYSRAERWYFLALCFNATGHDEVALNLLRKACGSSEANHVPHFPSFLLGAKLCSLDPRHAHEGINFSRKVIELAKHQNEHFLSQGHKFLGICYGAAARISVLDSERSIFQRESLYSLNCAAVNGNDDLEAIFNLGLENAIQRNLDAAYNNIMTFSDMSAGSSRGWQLLALIVSALQRFKDAETIVDFALDEAGGMDQLDLLRLKAVLQIAQQQPRQAIETYRILLALIQAKKELWLQENNSNREQAFRHEQALTEKKLEMEAWEDLATIYTDIGSLLDAKTCVDKAQLIEFFSPRSWHITGVVLEAQSLYREAFVSFSISLSVEPDYIPSIISTAELLMKLGMQSLPIARSFLMNALRLEPTNQDAWFNLGLVSKMEGSLQQAAEFFQAAYELKLSAPVQKFK
- the LOC114164545 gene encoding protein NPGR1-like isoform X2, with product MLCACSSGEQFKFEEPPQSPDSLATRDFSASGLSSRTTGEWEPKFDETQVEQAESTLKETLSLNYEEARALLGRLEYQRGNFDAALQVFQGIDIKGLTSRMIKAITERIKQRKPRSKADIVVSNVMSLHSVSLLLEAILLKARSLEELGECIEAAKECRIILDTVEAALPNGMPEGIGEDCKLQEMFHKALELLPRLWIKAGFLDEAVAAYRRALVKPWSLEPQRLASVQKDLATILLYGGVEVSLSSQQQVWGKTTPTNSVEEAIHLLVILMSKVAIGEIDWDAEIMDHLTFALSVTGMFELLADHVEQILPGIYSRAERWYFLALCFNATGHDEVALNLLRKACGSSEANHVPHFPSFLLGAKLCSLDPRHAHEGINFSRKVIELAKHQNEHFLSQGHKFLGICYGAAARISVLDSERSIFQRESLYSLNCAAVNGNDDLEAIFNLGLENAIQRNLDAAYNNIMTFSDMSAGSSRGWQLLALIVSALQRFKDAETIVDFALDEAGGMDQLDLLRLKAVLQIAQQQPRQAIETYRILLALIQAKKELWLQENNSNREQAFRHEALTEKKLEMEAWEDLATIYTDIGSLLDAKTCVDKAQLIEFFSPRSWHITGVVLEAQSLYREAFVSFSISLSVEPDYIPSIISTAELLMKLGMQSLPIARSFLMNALRLEPTNQDAWFNLGLVSKMEGSLQQAAEFFQAAYELKLSAPVQKFK
- the LOC114162641 gene encoding uncharacterized protein LOC114162641 → MLNHFVCGSFQHQEEDVAPPCSSPKRSKRRKESRNNNPYSDRGLDKFSALLADLDERRQKVYSQTSPQEISLVRFAYSSNDDFVPIVVKLKNKDQNKKHNSEELKMTHMTSFSEQLEKSAEEATVEERKQHNKKSESHKKKNFRFSWNMLKWPSFYVPAVVILILVFLIVFGRSVATLCTCVVWYVVPTLSEFYYDSSKPRKSVMNWKKRDYVWGWLNDTKMVNPEELGSPRRRGDFNGKSSGKHGHQKSW